GCAACGGCGGCTCGACGATCACCCAGCAGGTGGCGAAGCTTCTGTGCCTGGGCACCGCCTATGATCCGAAACGCTGGAAGACCGAGGCCGATTACGAGACCGACTGCCGCTCCGGCGGGATCAAGCGCAAGATCAAGGAAATTCCCTATGCGCTGGCGATGGAGGTCAAGTATTCCAAGAACGAGATCCTGACGATCTATTTCAACCGCGCCTATCTGGGGGCGGGGGCACGCGGTTTCGAGGCCGCCGCGCAGCGCTATTTCGGGATTTCGGCGACGAATGTGAACCCGCAGCAGGCGGCGATGCTCGCCGGGCTGCTCAAGGCGCCCTCGACCTATGCGCCGACGACGAATCTGAAACGCTCGCAGGAGCGGGCCGGGATGGTTCTGGCGCTGATGCATGAGCAGGGCTATCTGACCGACGCGGAGTGGCAGGACGCCCGCGCCCATCCGGCGACGCTCTCCGAAGCGGCGCAGGCCCGGGCGGGCGGCTATTTCGCCGATTGGGTGATGGACAGCATCCCCGATTACTTCGGCAAGAATGCCACCGCCGATGTGGTGATCCGCACGACGCTGGATCAGCGCATCCAGACCGCGGCGGAAGAGGCGCTGAAATCGATCTTTGACACCAAGGTCAAGGACGGTTCCACCGCCGAGGCGGCGATCGTGGTGATGTCGGCCGATGGCGCCGTGCGGGCGATGGTGGGCGGGCGCAAGACCAAGGTCTCGGGCGCGTTCAACCGCGCGACCCAGGCGAAGCGGCAGACCGGCTCGACCTTCAAGCCCTTCGTCTATGCGGCGGCGCTGGATCTGGGCTGGACGCCGGATTCGATCGTCGACGACGCGCCGCTGACGATCAACGTGCGCGGTTCGGGCCCGTGGTCGCCGAAGAATTACGAAAAGGAGTTCCTGGGGCCGATCCCGATCTGGCGGGCCTTGGCGAAATCGATCAACACCGCGACGGTGCGGGTCAGCCAGTCAGTCGGGCTGGATGCGGTGCGCAAGGTCGCCTCGGATTTCGGTTTCGCCTCGGATCTGGCCGAGGGGCCGGCGGTGGCGCTTGGCGTGTCGGAATCGACGCTGCTGGAAATGACCGGCGCCTATGCCGGGATTTTGAACGGCGGCTCCTCGGTGCGGCCCTATGGGCTGACCGACCTGCGGCTGAAGGGCGAGCAGGAGCCGCTGTTCGGTGCGGAAACCGGCATCGGCGAGCGGGTGATTTCCGAAAAGGCCGCGCGCGAGCTGATGTGGATGATGCATCAGGGCGTCGAGCAGGGCACCGGGATGCGGGCGCGGCTGGACGGGCGGCAGGTGGCGGGCAAGACCGGCACCACCCAGGCGGCCCGTGATGCCTGGTTCATCGGCTTCACCGCCGATTACGTGGCGGGCGTCTGGATGGGCTATGACGACAACCGGCCGCTGACGGGCGTCACGGGCGGCGGTCTGCCCGCGCAGATCTGGCACGAGGTGATGGCCCGGGTCGAGGAAGGCCAGCCGGTGACGCCCCTGCCGATGGCCCTGCCCGAGGAATGGCGCGGCCAGCCCGATCCGCGCAATGTCTATCCGGGGCAGGCCTGGTCCTCGGGCGATCCGATCCCCGAGGGCGGCGTGCCGGTGGTCGATGGCCAGCTGGTGACCTCGGACCGGCCGGTGCCGCAGGCGCCGCAACCGCCCGCCCGGCAGGGGCCGCAATCCTTCGGCGAGGCGATCGATTCGATGCTGCGCCAGCTGTATTAAGCAAAAACGCGGCCCCGAAGGACCGCGTTTCATGCTCTGTCAACGGCCGCTCAGTCGGCCGTTTTCAGATCCGCGATCAGCTGGTCGAGATTGCCGCGCCGGGCGTCGATCATCGCGCCGATTTCCGTGCGCTCGGCCGCGAGCATGTTGACGCCCTCGATGATCATGTTGAAGAACAGGTTCTTGCCCGACTTGTCCGAGACATGCCACAGCACCTCGAAGGGCGCCTCGCCCGGCATGTAGGCGATCGACTTCACCTCGATGAAGCTTTTCACCTTGCGGGCGCCGACGACCTCGAAGCGGGTGGCGCTGAACTCGCGGAAGCGCTTGCCGTATTTGCGCGAGACATAGCCGCGGAAGGCAAGGGTAAAGGCCTGCATCTGCGCCGGGCTGGCCGTGCGCGCCGCCGTGCCCAGAACCGAACGCGCGATCGTCGGCACGTCGGCGTAACGCATGTAGAGGTCTTCGAACATCGCATAAAGCGCCGGGCCGGTCTTGCCCGAGGCGATGGCGGCGTTCACGTCGGTCACCGCCTTGCCGATCAGCGCCTTGGCCTGATCCTCGGTCAAAGCCAGCGCGGCGCCCGGGCGCAGCACGACGGCCGCGACCAGGGCCGCGGCCCCGCCCAGCAGCAGATGGCGGCGATCACTGCGCATAAGGGTCTTCATAGGGGTCCCAGGCCTGTGCATCGTCATTCTCCTTGCCTGCAAGCTGGTGGCGGCGCATCTGCAGATAAAGCAGCCGCGATTGCGCGTAGCTGTCCGCGCTGTCGTAAAGCACCGATTCGATCACGCCGCCGAAGCGCTTGCGGTCGGCGACCTTGCCCGCGACCCGGGTCGCCGAGGCGGCGGTGGCATCGGCGCCTTCCAGCACCTGCCCGACCGGGTTCATCGCGATGTCGACGACCCGGCCCAGCGCGTCGCGCGCGGTCGAGGGACCGTAGACCGGCAGTTCCACATAGACCCCCTCGCCCATGCCCCAGACCGCCAGCGTCTCGCCGAAATCGGTGTCCTGTTCGGGCAGGGCAAAGCTTGTGCCCGCCGGGTCGAAAAGCCCGGCCAGGCCGATGGTCGAGTTGATGACGAAGCGGAACGTGTTCTTCACCGCGGGCTCGGGGCGGCCCTGCAGCAGCGAATTGACCACCTTGCCGGGCAGCGACAGGTTCGAGCCCGCATGCGACACCGCCCGGGTGAAGCCGTTGTCGATGCTGCGCGGCTGACCGGGACGGGCCTTGAACAGCAGCGTGTCGACGCCCTTGTTGAACCCGTGCACCTTGCGGTTGACCCCTTCCATCGGGTCGTTCACTCCGTCGGATCCGGCCGCCTGCGGCCCTCCGGCACAACCGGAAAGCGCAAGACCTGCGATCAGGACGAGGCCAAATCTCTTTTCCATCAACCCCTCGTGTCTTCTCGGGTGCGGCCGGGGCTCGTCTTCGGCGCGCTGCGTCAAGACAGGTGACATCCGTCTCGATTTCGGTAAAACCCCAAGAAGCAATAAGGAGACAGAGGCGCAGAAACAAGGCGCCGCACGCGATTTTGTGGTCCCGATGCGTTAACGTTTTTGCGTTCAGGCAAGATTTGGGCAGAAGGTCCTGTCCCGCGACAATGAGGGCGGAATGAAACGAGATGAACTTGCCGCCGGCAAGGCCGAATTGCGGGCCGCAAGATCGGCCAGCGCGCGTCTGTTGCTGAGTGTGGGCGTGTTTTCCGCTTTCGTGAACCTGCTGATGCTGACCGGGCCGATCTTCATGCTGCAGGTCTATGACCGCGTTCTGGGCGCGCGCTCGGTCGAGACGCTGACGGCGCTGTTCCTGCTGGTGGTCTTCCTGTTCGCGGCGATGGGTCTTCTGGATCTGGCGCGGGCGCGGCTGATGGCGCGGGTGGGGGCGCGGTTTCAGGCCGATCTCGAATCGCGCGTCTTCGAGGCGGCGCTGCGCCGCAACGGCATGGTGCCGAACGATCCGGTGGCGATGGCCGGGCTGCGCGATCTTGACGCGGTGAACAAGCTGCTGGCCTCGCCGGTGTTTCTGGCGCTGTTCGACATTCCCTGGGTGCCGGTCTTCCTCTGCGCGATCTTCATCTTTCACCCCTATCTCGGTTTCCTGTCGATCGCGGGCGGGGCGCTTCTGATCGGGGTGACGCTGCTCAACC
This DNA window, taken from Rhodobacter capsulatus SB 1003, encodes the following:
- a CDS encoding transglycosylase domain-containing protein translates to MAGTGGRQRPLVADRRYASRQATQSGAKTPPPGKPKTPRKPRSPRPPRRGGGLSGLVLGLFGFLFAVIWGAVWRATAVVGIILGLATFYFYSQLPDYTALLDGRNRGSVTLIDTNGQVFAWRGETFGGQTTAENVSPFLKNAIIATEDKRFYRHFGVSPRGIASAIAINLSEGRGPLEGNGGSTITQQVAKLLCLGTAYDPKRWKTEADYETDCRSGGIKRKIKEIPYALAMEVKYSKNEILTIYFNRAYLGAGARGFEAAAQRYFGISATNVNPQQAAMLAGLLKAPSTYAPTTNLKRSQERAGMVLALMHEQGYLTDAEWQDARAHPATLSEAAQARAGGYFADWVMDSIPDYFGKNATADVVIRTTLDQRIQTAAEEALKSIFDTKVKDGSTAEAAIVVMSADGAVRAMVGGRKTKVSGAFNRATQAKRQTGSTFKPFVYAAALDLGWTPDSIVDDAPLTINVRGSGPWSPKNYEKEFLGPIPIWRALAKSINTATVRVSQSVGLDAVRKVASDFGFASDLAEGPAVALGVSESTLLEMTGAYAGILNGGSSVRPYGLTDLRLKGEQEPLFGAETGIGERVISEKAARELMWMMHQGVEQGTGMRARLDGRQVAGKTGTTQAARDAWFIGFTADYVAGVWMGYDDNRPLTGVTGGGLPAQIWHEVMARVEEGQPVTPLPMALPEEWRGQPDPRNVYPGQAWSSGDPIPEGGVPVVDGQLVTSDRPVPQAPQPPARQGPQSFGEAIDSMLRQLY
- a CDS encoding MlaC/ttg2D family ABC transporter substrate-binding protein; the encoded protein is MRSDRRHLLLGGAAALVAAVVLRPGAALALTEDQAKALIGKAVTDVNAAIASGKTGPALYAMFEDLYMRYADVPTIARSVLGTAARTASPAQMQAFTLAFRGYVSRKYGKRFREFSATRFEVVGARKVKSFIEVKSIAYMPGEAPFEVLWHVSDKSGKNLFFNMIIEGVNMLAAERTEIGAMIDARRGNLDQLIADLKTAD
- a CDS encoding MlaA family lipoprotein, which gives rise to MEKRFGLVLIAGLALSGCAGGPQAAGSDGVNDPMEGVNRKVHGFNKGVDTLLFKARPGQPRSIDNGFTRAVSHAGSNLSLPGKVVNSLLQGRPEPAVKNTFRFVINSTIGLAGLFDPAGTSFALPEQDTDFGETLAVWGMGEGVYVELPVYGPSTARDALGRVVDIAMNPVGQVLEGADATAASATRVAGKVADRKRFGGVIESVLYDSADSYAQSRLLYLQMRRHQLAGKENDDAQAWDPYEDPYAQ